Proteins from one Scleropages formosus chromosome 14, fSclFor1.1, whole genome shotgun sequence genomic window:
- the LOC108918555 gene encoding caspase-8-like — translation MNDIRKRKLSLIEVLMSDPGYLLQHLQADSLITQREYHNIRSVQQSSEKTVIDILDKIMNKGEDICRRFLALLQKADILETFPGLKELSTYPDNQYQQPGSTEIAEYQMKSLPRGFCVIFNNENFDTRSLKERKGSRKDADDLRKVFHWLGFEVKTFVNQSADEMRSRLQEYAQKPHNDCFVCCVLSHGTQRAVYGRDGNTISLQEILQPFNGENCRALVSKPKVFFIQACQGERLQGGVAVQADCAGEMVCDLDANTACGTTIPIDADFLVGMATVQDCYSIRNCKTGSWYIQSLCQALSAYCPRGEDILTILTRVNEVVSREEGKMVCNNRFQVAKQIPEPAFTFTKRLVFRVPGLDTT, via the exons ATGAATGACATTCGGAAGAGAAAACTCAGTCTAATAGAAGTTCTGATGTCAGACCCGGGTTACCTCCTGCAGCACTTGCAGGCCGACTCCCTCATCACTCAGCGCGAGTATCACAACATCCGCAGCGTGCAGCAGTCCAGCGAGAAGACAGTCATCGACATACTGGACAAGATTATGAATAAAGGCGAGGACATTTGCCGCCGTTTCCTAGCCCTTCTGCAGAAAGCAGACATCCTGGAAACCTTTCCTGGCTTGAAGGAACTTTCTACTTACCCAGATAATCAGTACCAGCAGCCAGGAAGCACTGAG ATCGCTGAGTACCAGATGAAAAGCCTTCCCCGAGGGTTCTGTGTCATCTTCAACAACGAGAACTTTGACACAAGGAGTCTGAAAGAACGAAAAGGTTCCAGAAAAGATGCTG ATGACTTACGAAAGGTTTTCCACTGGTTGGGTTTTGAGGTGAAGACATTTGTGAACCAGTCAGCGGATGAGATGCGGTCCAGGCTACAGGAGTATGCGCAGAAACCACACAATGACTgctttgtgtgctgtgtgctaAGCCACGGGACACAGCGGGCTGTCTACGGCCGCGACGGGAATACCATCAGCCTGCAAGAGATCCTGCAACCGTTCAATGGGGAGAACTGCCGTGCCCTAGTCAGCAAGCCTAAGGTGTTCTTCATCCAGGCGTGCCAGGGGGAGCGCTTGCAGGGGGGCGTGGCTGTCCAGGCAGACTGTGCTGGGGAAATGGTCTGTGATCTGGATGCCAACACAGCATGTGGTACTACCATCCCCATAGATGCTGACTTCCTTGTTGGCATGGCAACTGTGCAGGACTGCTACTCTATCCGAAACTGTAAGACTGGAAGCTGGTACATCCAGTCTCTGTGTCAGGCACTGTCAGCGTACTGCCCCAG GGGTGAAGACATCCTTACCATCCTCACCAGAGTTAACGAAGTAGTGAGCAGGGAAGAGGGCAAAATGGTGTGCAACAACAGATTCCAGGTGGCCAAGCAGATCCCAGAACCTGCATTCACCTTCACAAAACGGCTAGTATTTCGGGTGCCTGGTCTGGACACAACCTGA